The Solanum pennellii chromosome 11, SPENNV200 genome contains a region encoding:
- the LOC107003321 gene encoding protein C2-DOMAIN ABA-RELATED 11-like isoform X1: MYMSNSVNMGDKFGQVKVIVVQGRRLVIRDFKSSDPYVILKLGNQTAKTKVINSCLNPVWNEEFHFSISEHAQVLKLQVFDKDHFKADDKMGNAHLSLQPLVASARLRKILGVTAEGTTLRKVIPESDNCLAADSSINWVNGEVVQDVWLRLCDVDSGDIELKIKLIDLPSAAPSK; the protein is encoded by the exons ATGTATATGTCAAATTCAGTGAATATGGGAGACAAATTTGGACAGGTAAAAGTTATAGTTGTACAAGGCAGGCGTTTGGTGATTCGGGACTTTAAGAGCAGTGATCCTTATGTCATTCTCAAACTGGGTAATCAG ACTGCAAAAACCAAGGTCATAAATAGCTGCCTTAATCCTGTTTGGAATGAAGAATTTCATTTTTCCATTTCAGAACACGCTCAGGTTCTCAAATTG CAAGTGTTTGACAAAGACCACTTCAAGGCCGATGACAAAATGGGAAATGCTCATCTCAGCCTTCAGCCTTTAGTTGCTTCTGCTAGATTGAGAAAGATTCTTGGGGTTACCGCTGAAGGAACAACACTGAGGAAGGTTATCCCAGAGAGTGATAACTGTCTAGCAGCGGATAGCAGTATTAATTGGGTGAATGGTGAGGTTGTTCAAGATGTCTGGTTGAGGCTTTGTGATGTGGATTCTGGGGATATAGAACTGAAGATCAAATTGATCGATCTCCCTTCTGCAGCTCCCTCTAAGTAA
- the LOC107003321 gene encoding protein C2-DOMAIN ABA-RELATED 11-like isoform X2, producing the protein MNMGDKFGQVKVIVVQGRRLVIRDFKSSDPYVILKLGNQTAKTKVINSCLNPVWNEEFHFSISEHAQVLKLQVFDKDHFKADDKMGNAHLSLQPLVASARLRKILGVTAEGTTLRKVIPESDNCLAADSSINWVNGEVVQDVWLRLCDVDSGDIELKIKLIDLPSAAPSK; encoded by the exons A TGAATATGGGAGACAAATTTGGACAGGTAAAAGTTATAGTTGTACAAGGCAGGCGTTTGGTGATTCGGGACTTTAAGAGCAGTGATCCTTATGTCATTCTCAAACTGGGTAATCAG ACTGCAAAAACCAAGGTCATAAATAGCTGCCTTAATCCTGTTTGGAATGAAGAATTTCATTTTTCCATTTCAGAACACGCTCAGGTTCTCAAATTG CAAGTGTTTGACAAAGACCACTTCAAGGCCGATGACAAAATGGGAAATGCTCATCTCAGCCTTCAGCCTTTAGTTGCTTCTGCTAGATTGAGAAAGATTCTTGGGGTTACCGCTGAAGGAACAACACTGAGGAAGGTTATCCCAGAGAGTGATAACTGTCTAGCAGCGGATAGCAGTATTAATTGGGTGAATGGTGAGGTTGTTCAAGATGTCTGGTTGAGGCTTTGTGATGTGGATTCTGGGGATATAGAACTGAAGATCAAATTGATCGATCTCCCTTCTGCAGCTCCCTCTAAGTAA
- the LOC107003321 gene encoding protein C2-DOMAIN ABA-RELATED 11-like isoform X3: protein MGDKFGQVKVIVVQGRRLVIRDFKSSDPYVILKLGNQTAKTKVINSCLNPVWNEEFHFSISEHAQVLKLQVFDKDHFKADDKMGNAHLSLQPLVASARLRKILGVTAEGTTLRKVIPESDNCLAADSSINWVNGEVVQDVWLRLCDVDSGDIELKIKLIDLPSAAPSK from the exons ATGGGAGACAAATTTGGACAGGTAAAAGTTATAGTTGTACAAGGCAGGCGTTTGGTGATTCGGGACTTTAAGAGCAGTGATCCTTATGTCATTCTCAAACTGGGTAATCAG ACTGCAAAAACCAAGGTCATAAATAGCTGCCTTAATCCTGTTTGGAATGAAGAATTTCATTTTTCCATTTCAGAACACGCTCAGGTTCTCAAATTG CAAGTGTTTGACAAAGACCACTTCAAGGCCGATGACAAAATGGGAAATGCTCATCTCAGCCTTCAGCCTTTAGTTGCTTCTGCTAGATTGAGAAAGATTCTTGGGGTTACCGCTGAAGGAACAACACTGAGGAAGGTTATCCCAGAGAGTGATAACTGTCTAGCAGCGGATAGCAGTATTAATTGGGTGAATGGTGAGGTTGTTCAAGATGTCTGGTTGAGGCTTTGTGATGTGGATTCTGGGGATATAGAACTGAAGATCAAATTGATCGATCTCCCTTCTGCAGCTCCCTCTAAGTAA
- the LOC107002990 gene encoding WEB family protein At5g55860-like has protein sequence MLRNRKQNGGSPRYTPSPTSSPSGSPRIIVTRTIGGSPTSRHEVGEIDTRSPFQSVKAAVSLFGETGTSGCSPKKANNNKPITTFKKSKTTEEEKESQLNLALREVDSFKQQIRSTETTKGHALRELQNAKTTLQELTTQLQTLYKSKKAALQETKAANERATQLQVTIAESMESLRKAKEEAIFHSHLQETNKGIQVLQEQLNNVRASDLDSFTKTTSQLHLSKNTFQDIVAEERSLRSLVDSLQAELDTLKGHNSQLKVKADEAEALAENLRLSLDNSKPKGEAIQQFTSEADQFLKEAEEMKRKVESLKQEAVTAQVAAKEAEERLKLALREAEEAKAAETLASDQIHITEDGKIKLAFEKYEALNKKVEEIRNEADTKVAAAMAQVEDITANEKELLMKVEAGLKEKHDMEVAIKEALKATEMAEAAKKAVEGQLRKKASRKRSWRLF, from the exons ATGTTAAGAAACCGTAAGCAAAATGGAGGTTCTCCAAGATACACACCTTCTCCAACGAGTAGTCCATCAGGTTCACCGCGAATAATAGTAACTCGAACCATAGGTGGTTCTCCTACAAGTCGTCATGAGGTCGGAGAGATAGACACCAGATCACCTTTTCAATCTGTCAAAGCTGCTGTTTCTTTGTTTGGTGAAACTGGCACTTCTGGTTGCTCCCCAAAAAAGGCTAATAATAATAAGCCTATCACCACatttaagaaatcaaaaactaCTGAAGAG GAGAAGGAGAGTCAGCTTAACTTGGCCCTGAGAGAAGTTGACAGCTTCAAACAACAGATAAGAAGCACTGAGACTACAAAAGGACATGCTCTCCGCGAACTCCAAAATGCCAAGACTACTTTGCAGGAGCTCACAACTCAGCTACAAACATTATACAAATCAAAGAAAGCAGCTCTTCAGGAAACCAAAGCTGCGAATGAACGAGCAACACAACTACAAGTTACTATTGCAGAGTCTATGGAATCTCTTAGAAAAGCTAAGGAAGAAGCCATATTCCACTCTCATCTACAGGAAACTAATAAGGGGATTCAAGTCTTACAAGAACAACTTAACAATGTTCGTGCCTCAGATCTTGATTCTTTTACCAAAACAACTTCACAGCTTCATCTTAGTAAGAACACATTTCAAGATATTGTCGCAGAAGAAAGGTCGTTAAGAAGCCTGGTGGATTCTCTTCAAGCAGAGTTAGATACCTTGAAGGGCCATAACTCTCAACTTAAAGTTAAGGCAGATGAAGCAGAAGCCCTTGCTGAGAACTTGCGGTTAAGTCTTGATAACAGCAAGCCAAAGGGAGAAGCAATCCAACAGTTTACCAGTGAGGCTGATCAGTTTCTAAAGGAGGCAGAGGAGATGAAGAGGAAGGTGGAATCACTCAAACAAGAAGCTGTCACAGCTCAAGTTGCAGCCAAGGAGGCAGAGGAAAGACTGAAACTTGCACTAAGAGAGGCTGAAGAGGCGAAAGCTGCAGAGACACTCGCAAGTGATCAGATTCACATAACAGAGGACGGAAAGATCAAATTAGCATTTGAGAAATACGAAGCTCTCAACAAAAAAGTCGAAGAAATCAGAAATGAGGCTGACACAAAAGTTGCCGCTGCCATGGCTCAAGTAGAAGACATCACTGCCAATGAAAAGGAACTTCTCATGAAAGTGGAGGCAGGTCTAAAAGAGAAACACGACATGGAAGTTGCAATCAAGGAAGCTTTGAAGGCGACAGAGATGGCTGAGGCAGCCAAAAAGGCCGTTGAGGGCCAATTGCGGAAAAAAGCATCAAGAAAACGAAGCTGGAGACTCTTCTAA